A section of the Flavobacterium sp. CG_23.5 genome encodes:
- a CDS encoding DEAD/DEAH box helicase, whose amino-acid sequence MPKQFSDLGISAPILKAITELKIVVPTEIQQKTIPLLLSNTTDLVGLAKTGTGKTAAFGLPILQLIDTDLPVVQAVILVPTRELGHQIFRNLEDFSKYLPQVSIAATCGGIPIKPQIERLATPTHIVVATPGRLIDLIQRKAINLKETKFLVLDEADEMVTILKESLDEIVAELPKEHKTLLFSATMPGTIKQLIQNYLNKNVVEVSANMETVGNQGIDHEYIVVDPIEKLDVLMHFLNSKEGERGIIFCKTKAAVNKLAKNLAINRFSSGALHGSLSQGIRDRIMEQFREGHINILVATDLAARGIDVKEISYVVNYHLPDVYEAYVHRSGRTARAGAKGLSLTVLQEEEVKEIADFEKELGIKFIEFKKPSALSIEENNALLWAKQIFKTKPNHEVDAELKTKIKTVFHHLTKDELIEKLLANYLLQNKNEPAEKPVKRQKMK is encoded by the coding sequence ATGCCAAAACAATTCTCTGATTTAGGAATTTCAGCACCCATATTAAAAGCGATTACCGAATTGAAAATTGTTGTACCAACAGAAATTCAACAAAAAACAATTCCGTTACTTTTATCCAATACTACAGATTTGGTTGGACTTGCTAAAACAGGTACAGGAAAAACGGCTGCTTTTGGATTGCCTATTTTACAATTAATTGACACTGATTTACCGGTAGTACAAGCTGTTATTTTGGTTCCAACGCGTGAATTAGGACATCAGATTTTTAGAAACTTAGAAGATTTTTCAAAATATTTACCTCAAGTTTCTATTGCAGCAACTTGTGGAGGAATTCCAATAAAGCCACAAATAGAACGCTTGGCAACGCCTACGCACATCGTTGTGGCAACACCGGGACGTTTAATAGATTTGATTCAGCGCAAAGCCATAAACCTGAAAGAAACCAAATTCCTCGTGCTTGATGAAGCCGATGAAATGGTGACTATCTTGAAAGAGAGTTTAGATGAAATTGTTGCCGAATTGCCTAAGGAACACAAAACATTATTGTTTTCGGCAACCATGCCGGGAACTATAAAACAGCTAATCCAGAATTATTTAAATAAAAATGTAGTAGAAGTTAGTGCCAACATGGAAACGGTAGGAAATCAAGGAATTGACCATGAATATATTGTGGTGGATCCCATTGAAAAACTGGATGTTTTGATGCATTTCTTAAATTCGAAAGAAGGCGAACGCGGAATCATTTTTTGTAAAACCAAAGCTGCGGTCAATAAATTAGCTAAAAACCTAGCCATCAACCGCTTTTCATCAGGAGCCTTGCACGGAAGTTTATCTCAGGGAATCCGCGACCGAATCATGGAACAATTCCGTGAAGGACATATTAATATTTTAGTGGCAACTGACCTTGCTGCAAGAGGAATTGACGTAAAGGAAATCTCGTATGTGGTCAATTACCATTTACCTGATGTTTATGAAGCTTACGTACACCGTAGCGGAAGAACCGCAAGGGCAGGAGCAAAGGGCCTTTCTCTAACGGTACTGCAAGAAGAAGAAGTAAAGGAAATCGCCGATTTTGAAAAAGAACTTGGAATTAAATTCATCGAATTTAAAAAACCAAGTGCGCTAAGCATTGAAGAAAACAACGCCCTTTTATGGGCCAAACAAATATTCAAAACCAAACCCAACCACGAGGTTGATGCGGAATTGAAAACCAAAATAAAAACCGTTTTTCATCATTTGACCAAAGATGAATTGATAGAAAAACTGTTGGCTAATTATTTGCTACAAAACAAAAACGAACCAGCAGAAAAACCGGTGAAAAGACAAAAAATGAAATAG
- a CDS encoding type II toxin-antitoxin system RelE/ParE family toxin: MSKKRTIIFYKDYFEEFFIKQREKVKAKIIWTLELIEELERIPETYLKHIENTDGLFEIRIQQRSDIFRIFCFFDEGQLIILTNGFQKKTQKTPKNEIEKAIKIKKEYENEK, encoded by the coding sequence ATGAGTAAGAAACGAACAATAATTTTTTATAAAGATTACTTTGAAGAATTCTTTATAAAGCAACGTGAAAAAGTCAAGGCAAAAATTATTTGGACGTTAGAATTAATAGAAGAATTAGAGCGAATTCCAGAAACGTATCTTAAACATATTGAAAATACTGACGGACTTTTTGAGATAAGAATTCAGCAACGAAGCGATATTTTCAGAATCTTTTGTTTTTTTGATGAGGGTCAATTAATAATCCTAACAAATGGATTTCAAAAAAAGACGCAAAAGACACCGAAGAATGAAATTGAAAAAGCAATTAAAATAAAAAAGGAGTATGAAAACGAAAAATAA
- a CDS encoding RES domain-containing protein gives MKKFPLKKEVLESLNRFKSMDTKTATIDELEKEFMKLVTNFSFVLISFPKGIKSHRIRINEGQKDFSQLSELWYPPKKAIRKIGRCNDVEEQILYLAGGGHTALKETNPPVGSLITCIECETIKKIELIDIGAIKYIDREQYLKQYSTIHKNILENHYQDNELFDLDNMLKEFIIEEFTRKVVENNEHLYKKSIAISKFFFKAPGVNGILYPSIKSDLKELNYAIPAVDADKYFKPIRVDVFKMVYVEELEKIGLTLTKGSYDELNFEKPIKYSAAKPIENWAKLN, from the coding sequence ATGAAAAAGTTCCCGTTAAAGAAAGAAGTTTTAGAGTCTTTAAATAGATTTAAATCAATGGATACGAAAACAGCAACAATTGATGAACTTGAAAAAGAATTTATGAAACTTGTTACTAATTTTTCATTTGTACTCATTTCGTTCCCAAAAGGTATAAAGTCACACAGAATTAGAATCAACGAGGGACAAAAAGATTTTTCACAATTAAGTGAGCTATGGTATCCACCAAAAAAAGCAATAAGAAAAATTGGTAGATGTAATGATGTAGAAGAACAAATATTATATTTAGCAGGTGGCGGACATACAGCTTTAAAAGAAACTAACCCACCTGTTGGCTCATTAATAACTTGCATAGAATGTGAAACTATTAAAAAAATAGAATTGATAGATATAGGTGCTATAAAATATATTGATAGAGAACAATACTTGAAGCAATATTCAACTATACATAAAAATATATTAGAAAATCATTATCAAGACAACGAACTATTTGATTTAGACAATATGTTAAAAGAATTTATTATTGAAGAGTTTACGCGCAAAGTTGTTGAAAATAATGAACATTTGTACAAAAAGTCAATTGCAATTTCAAAATTCTTTTTTAAGGCACCAGGTGTTAATGGTATCCTTTATCCCAGTATCAAATCAGATTTGAAAGAACTTAACTATGCCATTCCTGCCGTCGATGCAGATAAATATTTTAAACCTATTAGAGTTGATGTCTTTAAAATGGTGTATGTTGAAGAACTAGAAAAAATTGGACTCACTTTAACTAAAGGAAGTTATGATGAATTGAATTTTGAAAAACCAATTAAATATAGCGCCGCTAAACCAATAGAAAATTGGGCGAAACTTAACTAG
- a CDS encoding multidrug effflux MFS transporter encodes MTRTKYIQLIVILGSLTALGPFSIDMYLPGFAGIAKDLNTSVANVSMTLSSYFIGISAGQLLYGPLLDRFGRKKPLFIGLLVYILASLGCVFVKDIDTFIGLRFIQAVGSCAATVASVSMVRDLFPVKDIPKVFSLLMLVVGLSPMLAPTIGGYVTADYGWHTVFFILMCLGILILLAAQIGLPNTYKPDTSISLKPKPIITNFINIVKEPQFYTYAFTGAVAFSGLFTYVAASPILFMDIFKVEAKVYGWIFAFMSLSFISASQLNSVLLNRFKSEQMIFGALITQSVIVILFLILSMNGLLGLYGTITMLFLFLACLGISNPNTAGLTLAPFSRNAGSASALMGAIQLGLGALASFAVGVFVKNSAVPMVVIMTVTTLLALVILLIGRRTIKKAIPTSHDEGIALVH; translated from the coding sequence ATAACAAGAACAAAATATATCCAATTAATTGTAATTCTGGGCTCTTTAACCGCACTTGGTCCGTTTTCGATCGATATGTATTTGCCAGGTTTTGCTGGAATTGCTAAAGATTTGAATACTTCGGTTGCCAATGTTTCTATGACTTTGTCGAGTTATTTTATAGGAATTTCTGCGGGTCAATTGCTTTATGGACCGTTATTGGATCGTTTTGGAAGAAAAAAACCTTTATTTATAGGCTTGTTGGTTTATATTTTAGCTTCTTTAGGTTGTGTTTTTGTTAAAGATATCGATACTTTTATTGGTTTACGTTTCATTCAGGCTGTGGGAAGTTGTGCTGCGACTGTGGCTTCTGTGTCAATGGTTCGAGATTTATTTCCTGTGAAAGATATTCCAAAAGTATTCTCCCTATTGATGCTGGTGGTTGGGCTTTCGCCAATGTTAGCGCCAACAATTGGTGGTTATGTTACGGCTGATTATGGTTGGCATACCGTCTTTTTTATATTAATGTGTTTGGGAATTTTGATTCTTTTGGCAGCACAAATTGGTTTGCCAAATACTTATAAACCGGACACTTCGATTTCATTAAAACCAAAACCTATTATTACAAATTTTATAAATATTGTAAAAGAACCTCAGTTTTATACCTATGCTTTTACAGGAGCTGTAGCTTTCTCCGGATTATTTACTTATGTGGCGGCCTCCCCTATTTTATTTATGGATATTTTCAAAGTAGAGGCAAAAGTTTACGGTTGGATATTTGCTTTTATGTCTTTGAGTTTTATCAGTGCCAGTCAGCTAAATTCGGTATTGTTGAATAGATTTAAAAGTGAGCAAATGATTTTTGGCGCTTTAATTACACAATCCGTTATTGTAATTTTGTTTCTTATACTTTCAATGAATGGTTTATTAGGCTTGTACGGAACGATTACTATGTTGTTTTTATTCTTGGCCTGTTTAGGAATATCTAATCCAAATACGGCGGGACTTACGCTTGCTCCTTTTTCAAGAAATGCAGGAAGCGCCTCTGCTTTGATGGGCGCTATTCAGTTGGGATTAGGCGCTTTGGCATCGTTTGCAGTTGGTGTTTTTGTCAAAAATTCTGCAGTTCCAATGGTTGTCATCATGACTGTTACCACACTTTTGGCATTAGTGATTTTGCTTATTGGAAGACGAACCATAAAAAAAGCAATTCCCACTTCTCACGATGAGGGAATTGCACTAGTTCATTAA
- a CDS encoding REP-associated tyrosine transposase, with protein MSEKYKVIDSNVPTFITITVVDWVDLFVRPNYCAILDESLNYCIKEKGLSVHAYVYMTSHIHLIVTAFDGELQNVIRDFKKFTSKKLIEAIKEHPESRREWLLRKFSYEAQKSGRAKNYKVWQDGFHPVILDTLEKIEQRVNYIHYNPVEAEIVFHERDYVNSSYRNYEEDNTVFYTVNAAPLW; from the coding sequence ATGTCTGAGAAATACAAGGTTATCGATAGTAACGTACCAACTTTTATTACTATAACAGTTGTAGACTGGGTGGATTTATTTGTACGACCTAATTATTGTGCTATTTTGGATGAATCCCTAAATTATTGCATCAAGGAAAAAGGATTGAGTGTGCATGCTTATGTATATATGACAAGTCATATTCATTTAATTGTAACAGCATTTGATGGAGAGTTACAAAATGTTATCCGGGATTTTAAAAAATTCACATCAAAAAAACTGATAGAAGCCATCAAAGAACATCCTGAGAGCAGGCGAGAATGGCTTTTACGGAAATTTAGTTATGAAGCTCAAAAATCAGGAAGAGCTAAAAATTATAAAGTATGGCAAGATGGTTTTCATCCGGTTATATTGGATACTTTAGAAAAAATAGAGCAACGTGTAAATTACATACATTATAATCCCGTTGAAGCAGAAATCGTTTTTCATGAAAGAGATTATGTAAACAGTAGTTATAGGAATTATGAAGAAGACAATACTGTTTTTTATACTGTAAATGCTGCACCTTTGTGGTAA
- a CDS encoding NAD(P)/FAD-dependent oxidoreductase: MNIVIIGGGFAGINLAKELLNQKGIQVTLVDKNNYNFFPPLIYQVATAFLEPSSISYPFRKFFAGKKNLQFRLGELLKVVPLENKIILNNGELSYDQLVFATGAETSYFGMENVQKNAIPMKTLNDAIEMRNIILKNLEKAAICKDIRKRRKLLTIVVAGGGPTGVELSGMFAEMRKSIFHKEYPELGTSASNIYLVDGADAILAPMSKASQDDTFKALTELGVVIKLNTRVVDYVDDTVYFSNGETIQTKNLIWAAGVSAKAFEGIPMESYGRGKRMATDAFNKVNATQNIYAIGDTCLQLTDKHFPEGHPQVAQVAIQQGINLADNFKLMVKNKPLLPFKYNDKGSMAIIGKNKAVVDLPKPKLHFNGFFAWLIWLFIHLISLISYRNRVKTFYNWMIAYFSSNQSLRMIIRPGKN, translated from the coding sequence ATGAATATTGTAATCATTGGAGGCGGTTTTGCAGGAATCAATCTAGCCAAAGAACTTTTAAATCAAAAAGGGATTCAGGTAACACTCGTTGATAAAAACAATTATAATTTCTTTCCGCCGCTTATTTATCAGGTTGCGACCGCTTTTCTGGAACCCTCCAGCATCAGTTATCCTTTTCGTAAATTCTTTGCAGGCAAAAAAAATCTACAATTTCGCCTTGGAGAACTGCTAAAAGTGGTGCCATTGGAAAACAAAATTATACTGAATAACGGAGAGTTAAGTTACGATCAATTGGTTTTTGCCACTGGAGCTGAAACGAGTTATTTTGGAATGGAAAACGTACAGAAAAATGCCATTCCAATGAAAACCTTGAATGATGCCATTGAAATGCGCAATATCATATTAAAAAATCTGGAGAAAGCTGCTATTTGCAAAGACATTCGAAAACGCCGCAAACTTTTAACGATTGTCGTTGCCGGCGGTGGGCCTACAGGAGTGGAACTTTCAGGTATGTTTGCCGAAATGAGAAAAAGCATATTCCATAAAGAATACCCGGAACTTGGGACTTCGGCTAGTAATATCTATTTGGTTGATGGCGCAGACGCTATTTTGGCTCCAATGAGTAAAGCCTCACAAGACGACACATTCAAAGCCCTGACCGAATTAGGAGTTGTTATAAAATTAAATACTCGCGTGGTTGACTATGTTGATGATACCGTGTATTTTTCAAATGGAGAAACCATTCAAACTAAAAATTTGATTTGGGCTGCAGGTGTTTCTGCCAAAGCATTTGAAGGAATTCCTATGGAAAGTTATGGTCGTGGAAAAAGAATGGCAACCGATGCTTTTAATAAAGTAAACGCTACCCAAAACATTTACGCCATTGGTGACACTTGCCTTCAACTTACCGATAAACATTTTCCGGAAGGACATCCACAAGTCGCCCAAGTAGCCATTCAACAAGGGATTAATTTGGCTGACAATTTTAAATTAATGGTTAAAAATAAACCGCTACTTCCTTTTAAATATAATGACAAAGGTTCTATGGCAATTATTGGAAAAAACAAGGCTGTAGTTGATCTGCCAAAACCTAAATTGCATTTCAATGGGTTTTTTGCTTGGTTGATTTGGCTGTTTATCCACCTAATTTCATTGATTTCTTATCGCAATAGAGTAAAAACATTTTACAACTGGATGATTGCCTATTTTTCAAGCAACCAATCGCTAAGAATGATTATCCGACCGGGAAAAAACTAA
- a CDS encoding helix-turn-helix domain-containing protein: MKTKNNNIKTLDQFKAKHYGEIGTEKRDELDAGFKNFKIGAMIHDARLQKGLTQEELADKVGTTKSYISKIENNVKEARFSTLQKIVELGLGGHLELSIKL; the protein is encoded by the coding sequence ATGAAAACGAAAAATAATAATATCAAAACACTCGACCAATTTAAAGCTAAACATTACGGAGAAATAGGAACGGAAAAACGTGATGAACTTGATGCAGGCTTTAAAAACTTTAAAATTGGTGCAATGATTCATGATGCAAGACTTCAAAAAGGTTTAACTCAGGAAGAGCTTGCGGATAAAGTTGGAACTACAAAGTCTTATATTTCGAAAATTGAGAATAATGTAAAAGAAGCTAGATTTTCAACTTTACAAAAAATCGTTGAATTAGGTTTAGGTGGGCATTTGGAATTATCCATTAAACTATAG
- a CDS encoding glyoxalase — MMTKAKSIRAFIGAKDYEVSRKFYSELGFEETILSPNLSVFKMDGLAFYLQDAFVKDWIDNTMLFLEVEDVDQFWKSLLELNLTTKYKAVKLVPITENDWGKECFIHDPSGILWHIGEFYS; from the coding sequence ATGATGACTAAAGCTAAATCGATTCGTGCTTTTATTGGTGCCAAAGACTATGAAGTGTCTAGAAAGTTTTATAGTGAATTGGGTTTTGAAGAAACTATTTTGAGTCCAAATTTATCAGTATTCAAAATGGATGGATTGGCCTTTTATTTACAAGATGCATTTGTAAAAGATTGGATAGATAACACGATGCTTTTCTTAGAAGTGGAAGATGTCGATCAATTTTGGAAAAGCCTTCTGGAACTAAATTTGACCACCAAATACAAAGCAGTAAAACTGGTTCCAATCACGGAAAATGACTGGGGAAAAGAATGTTTTATACACGACCCATCTGGAATTCTATGGCATATTGGTGAATTTTATAGTTAA
- a CDS encoding DEAD/DEAH box helicase, with product MSQNTLEIEIEDKKELYAYQKGDIDAIFERIDNGPRQHHLLYQLPTGGGKTVVFSEIVRRYLSKHDKKVVVLTHRIELCKQTSKMLKGFDVKNKIINSKVKELPDQNDYSCFVAMVETLKNRINDEKLHLDNIGLVIIDEAHYNSFRKLLSSFKNAFILGVTATPLSSNIKLPMHESYDELIVGDTISSLIDKGFLAKAITYSYDVGLTSLKVGINGDYTVKSSDDLYTNMAMQEKLLHAYTEKSLGKKTLIFNNGINTSLYVYETFREAGYEIRHLDNTSNNEERKDILHWFKHTPDAILTSVGILTTGFDEPTVETIILNRATKSLTLYYQMIGRGSRKLPNKDVFNVIDLGNNAARFGLWSEPVNWQHIFKSPEFYLENLRDDTEIELYFKYSMPPELRAKFSKTEVVTFDVDEEHKQIIALNLRSKEVLDKSLEQHAAMCVDNSETLQEAKALGKLLEDDIDCRIKRYSKCLSQCSKNYREWLVDDYKLKLILLTGKKYREKIMNEPDED from the coding sequence ATGTCGCAAAACACTTTAGAAATCGAAATCGAAGACAAAAAAGAACTCTATGCCTACCAAAAAGGAGACATAGATGCCATCTTTGAACGTATCGATAATGGACCTCGTCAACATCATTTGTTATATCAACTACCCACTGGTGGCGGAAAGACAGTAGTTTTTTCGGAAATCGTGCGTCGCTATTTGTCTAAACACGACAAAAAAGTAGTGGTTTTAACACACCGAATTGAACTTTGCAAACAAACTTCAAAAATGTTGAAGGGTTTTGATGTAAAAAACAAAATCATCAACAGCAAAGTAAAAGAACTTCCAGACCAAAACGATTATTCTTGTTTTGTGGCCATGGTAGAGACTTTGAAAAACCGTATCAATGATGAAAAACTACATTTGGATAATATTGGTTTAGTAATTATTGATGAGGCGCATTACAATTCCTTCCGTAAATTATTAAGCTCTTTTAAAAATGCTTTTATATTAGGAGTTACAGCAACACCTTTGAGTTCGAATATTAAGTTGCCAATGCATGAAAGTTATGATGAATTAATTGTAGGAGATACCATTAGTTCATTGATTGATAAAGGCTTTTTGGCAAAAGCAATCACCTATAGTTATGACGTGGGATTGACCTCGTTGAAAGTAGGTATAAATGGAGATTACACCGTAAAATCATCGGATGATTTATACACAAATATGGCCATGCAAGAAAAATTATTGCATGCCTACACCGAGAAATCTTTGGGAAAGAAAACCTTGATTTTCAACAATGGTATCAATACCTCTTTGTATGTTTATGAAACTTTTAGAGAAGCAGGTTACGAAATCCGCCATTTGGACAACACCAGCAATAACGAGGAACGAAAAGATATTTTACATTGGTTCAAGCACACACCGGATGCCATTTTAACCTCCGTTGGAATCCTTACCACAGGTTTTGATGAACCTACAGTAGAGACCATTATTTTGAATCGCGCGACAAAATCTTTGACACTTTACTATCAAATGATTGGTCGGGGTTCTAGAAAACTGCCTAATAAAGATGTATTTAATGTGATCGATTTAGGGAATAATGCAGCCCGATTTGGGTTGTGGAGTGAACCGGTAAACTGGCAACATATTTTTAAATCACCGGAGTTTTATCTGGAAAATTTACGTGATGATACGGAAATCGAATTGTATTTCAAATATTCCATGCCGCCGGAATTACGCGCTAAATTCAGCAAAACCGAAGTGGTAACTTTTGATGTTGATGAGGAACACAAGCAAATCATTGCATTAAATTTACGTTCAAAAGAAGTACTCGATAAATCGTTGGAGCAACACGCTGCCATGTGTGTTGACAATTCAGAGACTTTACAGGAAGCTAAAGCATTAGGAAAACTGTTAGAAGACGATATCGATTGTCGTATCAAACGCTATTCAAAATGTTTGAGTCAATGCAGTAAAAATTACCGCGAGTGGCTTGTTGACGATTACAAATTGAAACTAATATTGTTAACCGGGAAAAAATATCGTGAAAAGATAATGAATGAACCGGACGAAGATTAA